In the genome of Salvia miltiorrhiza cultivar Shanhuang (shh) unplaced genomic scaffold, IMPLAD_Smil_shh fragScaff_scaffold_173, whole genome shotgun sequence, the window CCCGGACCGATCGTTTTTTAGCATAAaatattccattttaattatttgtatgtttatattaatcagttagtaatttactgaatttaatttaattatatttggttaagtaattattattgcgaGTTTTGCTGGGTATTACTGAATTTGTTTCAATCTGAAATATTTGTTTAAGTAATTATAATTGCATTGTGTATGTGGGCTTTGTGcgatttaataaattaaagtattttatgccgATAGAACAACTACCCCGGCCGGCACTATGCCCGGAATAATGAGTCCGGCCGGGACAGTTTCAGtctgaaatgtacccggccgGATTCATTTTACCGGACACTTCGCCGGCCGGATAGTTGTTATTTAGGTATAAAATACTTTTTTCAGTCTATCTGTATGTTTacgttaattattactattttactgaatttaatttaattataattgttgaattattaattaatgaaactGTTATTTcttggtattaattaaattgcagttttttaatattttactgaatttaattaaattgcttggtattaattgcagtttaatattttactgaatttttactgaatttaatattaaattgctgaattactcgaattttactgaatttaatattaaattgctgaattttactgaatttaattgcagtttaatattactgaatttactgaattactattttaatattttactgaatttgactatttttctcgaattttagtattttactgaattattgaattttaatattttgcggaatttaattgcagtttaatattactgaattttactgaatttagtattaaattgcagtttaattaaattggttggtacactacaagaaaagctatcggacaccgacggaattaccgacggaattaatTCCGTTACAAAATAACGACCGAATAACGACGGATTAACGACGGAAATACTCTTTCATACATAGCGAcggatttaccgacggatttacCGACGGGTGTTGGCGGGAATCTTTCCCGctaaattaccgacggaattaccgacggaTCCCCGatggaaaattaccgacggaaagtTTTCCGTtgctatttctttttttttaatttccgcaattttaaaaattgcatATAGCGATGGAACATTCCGTTGCTATTTACCGACGGATGATATTCCGTtgctaataattattttaaataaccgaaaatatttattttaaaaataacaacggAATTCACGTCCGTTGCTAAATAGAAACGGAATTTTCCGTTTCTATTCCGTTGCTAATAATCATTTTaaataaccgaaaatatttattttaaacataACAACGGAATTCACGTCCGTTGCTAAATAGCAACGGGAGTTTCCGTTgctaataattaattcaattaaccgaaaatatttatttaaaaaataacaacGGAATTCAAGTCCGTTGCTAAATAGCAACGGAATTCACGTCCGTTGCTAAATAGTAACAGAATTGTCCGTTGCTATTCCGTTgctaataattaattcaaataaccgaaaatatttattttaaaaataacaacggAATTCAAGTCCGTTGCTAAATAGCAACGGAATTCACGTCCGTTGCTAAATAGTAACGGAATTGTCCGTTGCTATTCCGTTgctaataattaattcaaataaccgaaatatttattttaaaaataacaacggAATTCAAGTCCGTTGCTAAATAGCAACGGAATTCACGTCCGTTGCTAAATAATAACGGAATTGTCCGTTGCTATTCCGTTgctaataattaattcaaataaccgaaaatatttattttaaaaataacaacggAAATTACGTCCGTTGCTAAATAGCAACGGAATTTTCCGTTGCTATTCCCTTGCTGAGCCCTAAAAAAAGGTGAATGAACCGCGCCTCCTCCTTCAGTTTTTCAACCCAACTTTCACTTCTATTTCTCAAAATTCCCAAATTTCCCCCCTCCGATTCCCCATTTCCGGCGACTCCCGCTGCGTGCTCCCCTCCGGCGACTCGTCCACGCCGCCGTTTCCACCGCGCCCTTGCTCGCCCCGCCTCGCTCCGCCCCGCGCCGCTCTGCGCCCTGCGCTGCTGCCCGCCTCGCTCCGCCCCGCACCGCTGGTCGCCCCGCCTCGCGCCGCTGCCGCCCTGCGCCACTGCTCGCCCCGCCCTGCGCCGCTGCCCGTCCCACGCCGCGCTGCTGCCCGCCTCGCTCCGCCCCGCGCCGCTCCGCGCCCTGCGCTGCTGCCCGCCCCGCGCCTCGCCGCTGGTCGCCCCGCCTCGCGCCGCTGCCGCCCTGCGCCGCTGCCCGTCCCACGCCGCGCTGCTGCTCGCCCCGCCCCTCCCTGGCGCCGTGTCCTCTGCTGCCAGCGCCGGATTCCTCCGCCGCCACCGGTCCTCCTCCTCCGCGGCCACCGGTCCTCTTCCTCCGCTGCCTGCGTCCGTCGGATTCCTCCATaggtttgtaattttttttttaatttccattaattatttgaaaaatcctattatgttttattgtaaattttgtATTAATATTCTGTAAAAATATATCTTTCTctactttactttttaaacTAATCACcttttatatttgtaaataacattttttttgagTCGGATTGTAATTGACATATTGTATGATGGAATgaagataatatatatatatatatctaacttGATTCCTCATAATGAGAAGATTTggatttaaaatagaaaaataaacttgattgaattatagtattttcaagaaaaataaacttgattgttacttttattaaattataagtTTATATACTTTGGttcttgaataattattaattctTTTTTGGATTAATTCTCATTTGTAGTATTTCACTCCACCATTGCTTCTTgaggaagaaaaaaagaagtcaAGGTGATCGAAAAGAAAAGCTAGTAACAAAACAAGtaagttttcattacattatcTTTTGAAATGTTAGTATGGCTCAAATGGTAGCCATTGtgagattttaaaattttagatgaGCATGTATGTAAGtgtatttattctttttttatatatattttagatgagCATGTATCTAGGTAGTAAATGGAGATTAGGTTGGGGGATGGCTGTGTTCCATCCCATTTTGTTGCTGTGGTGATGGCTTGGAGCCGCGTATGTGCTTTTGTGTTTGATTTATAGATTTTGTGTTCAACATGTGTTATATTAATTATCATACTTAAAAAATCAATAGATTTTAAATTTCTAACATACTTAAATGAACCAAACCTTGTTTTTGGCCTTCTCTTTTTTGACACTATTGTAATATTGGTTGCAGAAAATTCTATTGAAGAGCTTCCATCTTCAGTGTGCAGTCTTGTTCATCTAAAGTCACTCTGTTTGGATAACAACAAAGTGAAGCAGGTTTAACTCTGATATGGACTTCATATTCATATAATGTTGTGGCTATTCTATGAAGTTGATCTGTTAATGTTTAACTTAATTGGTTGTTTGCATGCCGTTTGTGGACATATTGTATTGCGTGTTAGAATGCTATTTGCAGTTAACTTGTGATTTTGCATTGGCATCTTCTATAAATCCACATGGCGATGCCTTGACAGCTGGTAGCTTATACATAATCAAAGATGAAGTGAAGTCCTAATTAAAGTTTATGATTCATATGAATTCTATTGTTATAATGCTCTAGAAAAGTGTCGATTCCATGAAAGTATGAGTTGTAGGGAGAGAATTCATTAGAGATCAAATTTCTGGAAGCGAATAAGAATAACAATTGAAGACTGGGAAATTGTACTAGGAAATCTTAATTTTTCGCTTTCCTGGATCATACCAGCTCCTTTTGCAACTCTTAGTCTTTTCTATCAAGTCTATTGTAAAGTATTTGTTCATGTTGTAAATATTTCTTTGACCTTCAGGTGTTGGGTTTCCCCTTTGCTGGTATCATATGTTTTTAAGAAGTTGAAATAGGTACTCTATCGCACTTTTTAGGATTACAGGATGCATTAGTGGAGATAGCACGTCAAAAGGAGGAGATGAGGCAGAAAGATGAGCAGACCGATGCTCGATTTCAGGCTCAGCAGCGTATGTTCGAGGAGATATTGGCTAGGCTTCCACCTGGACCCACTGGACCCACTCCACCCACTGGACCATCATCTTGATTATGTTGTGTTTTGGTATTTTGAATACTTGAAtatttctattatatatttgtgaacatttgaatattttgttaaGTTATGACTATTCGAATGctaatttaaatttcatttggTGTTTTCGATATTGATGGTTATTTAGTTGAAAAGAAGCGTGTAACAGGACGTCGTTAAATTGTATaatgcaaattaaaaaaaaaattgtattaaaaataccgacggaatttaattccgttgctaatacccgcacgaaaattaccgacggaatttgaTTCCGTTGCTAAtcgcgacggaaaattccgttgcTATTTCCGTCGTTAAGTCTAGACGACACCGTCGTCGTCCCCTCGCAGCCGACGGGCATTCCGTTgctattccgtcggtaatttagCAACGGATGTaatttccgtcggtaaaaatTTTACCGACCATATTTTAAGCGACGTACGCGCGCCGTCGTGAATCCGTCGGTATTAGTTTTTAGCAACGGAATTTTTGactttaccgacggaattttccgtcggtaatcggTCAGATTCTTGTAGTGGTATTGATTAAATTgtagttatttaattatgcctatttgtattattttttaatttttttactgaatttaatatggtattcattttgtaaatgaataggcgAATGTCCCATATCTTCGTCGCGACACTATAGACCAGACGGAGGTTGCTATCAGCACCTACTATAGGGATTCACATTTTCCGGAGctggttgaaactttaaatgtggTCGGCGAACAGTGCAATTCAGATTTATTAGGAAGATTTAGAGCATCATGTTTTGGGCATTTCACTGATTGGAGGCCCGGCGCGAAGAGCAATAAAGCATTACACCAGATTGTATCGAGACAGATTGTGTCAGAAGAAAATGAGATGTGCTTCTTTCTGTGCGGAGCACGAGTCAGATTTTCCCCTGCGGACTACGCATTAGTGACTGGGCTCAATTTCGGGGGATCGAGGTTCGATGCGACATTACAGTACGACTGTAGTCGCGTGGAGGCATACCGACGATTCTGCGGTACGCGAAGCATGACCATACAGTCGCTCATCAAACGCGTGTGCGATTTGGATCGTCGagtggatgatgaggatgagagCCTGTACCTTCGTGTTGTCCTCGTGTGTGTGGCTCACACCCTTGTTCTTGGGTTGGATGCGCGGGTACAGTCGTGGCTTTGGGTTTTGGTGGATGATCTGGCTGCGtttgatagattcccctggGGCGCGTATTCGTATAAGATGTTATGCCATTATACGACAGATGTAGGAACCGGCGAGAAatatcacttctacggtccttcgtgggctttatatgTCTGGGCATTGGAGCGCGTCCCGGGCTTCGGACACATGGTCGCAGCATCTAGCGGTGATCCGACAGCGCACCCTCGGTGTTTGAGATGGACTTTCAGGGGTAAGCCGAAGCTTCACGGTCTGCGCGATCTATTCGAGGGACAGGTAATCAGTTATTTAAGATTATCCTCCACACCGTTACTGGTTTTACTTATGTTctaatatattatctttgttGCTTTCTAGGGTGGTGTCATGCCCCTGGAGCCCGATGCTGACGATCTGTCGAGTCACTACTTCATATCAGCGCTGACACCGGGCGAACTCTCGGTGAGCTTCAGGCCCCCCGACAACCCATTAGCTCGGGGTGTCCAATTTCCACAGGGCACCGGAGCCCGTGTTGTGGAGGAGCGCGGGGACGAGGAGGATATACCTAGACAGCCTCGTACGACTCGCAGTCACAGTGTCCGGggccctgtgagggatgctcgacagcacgagccggctcgtcattcagtagatccgggcaagcgccctgtgagggatgctcgaccccacgagccggctcgtcattcagtAGATCCGGGCAAGCGCCCAGCGCCGCATACTTCTTCATCGTCGAGCGGATCTCGGACTGTATCCAGTCCCAGCGAGGGTGAGGTGGATCGTAAGTGGGTGAAGAAGACGATCCGTCAGGAGATTAAGAAGGCCTTCGGCAAATTCGTGGAGAAACAGAAGAGCAAGGGTAAAAAGGATAGGTGCAAGAAGAGCAAACATTTCCGAGTGCCCGACTCCCCTGATGATGATGACCAGCGACGGTCCCCTGATGATTACCAGCCACGGTCTCCTCCACAGCGACGGTCTCCTCCACCCAGTGCTTCAGGGCCCGACGTTTCAGGGCCAAGCGTTTCACGTTCCTGCGACGACGACCCCCGCGGTGAGGAACCACGCCATCCAGAGACCCAGGATTACAACGAGCAGTGGCGGGCCATGAATCAGTCTGTTCAGGGCGACTGCACACCGGTGGAGCAGACTTTTGACTGGTCGACCCAGGTCTACCCTCATTGGTCTTCCCCATTCCTGAAGCCGCAGTATAGAACAGAGACCCCGATATTCTTTGCTGAACCgctcacttctattgcaccacaTGAGTGGGGACAGTCCAGTTCGGCAGGACAGGCTCAGACGGAGGAGCCTGAGCCACAGGCAGAGCAGCCACAGGTACTGCTGCTGCAGCACCTAGAGCAGCCGCCGGCAGAGCAGCCGCCAGCAGAGCAGCCGCCGGCAGAGCAGCCGCCAGCAGAGCCCCCGCGTCGCAGTCAGAGGGTGAGGCGTCCGTCTAACTATCAGCGATCGccttgggttaatagccaaatgCCACGTCCAGTGACACAAGTCTGCAGTGACCATTATGAGAAGTGGATGGCTAGGTGTCGAGAGGGTAGGGGTCGTGAGATTTATGTCAAGGCAAGTGGTGGTTTGCGGGAGTACGACGACTTCGCGCGGGTGGATAATGTCAGCCAGGAATTCACAACTGGGgtaaataatctattgattttAACATTGTTAAATTACTTTCTACTAACTTattgattttaactttgttgcAGGATATTGACTTGTATTTCTTAAGCTTGAGAAATAGACTTCGAGCTTCAGCAGATTTACTGGATGACGTAGATATGAATAACACAATCATATTAGACACGGATTGGTTTGTAagtaaactttcattatttgtatgttttcattggtgcgaatataaattattaattacttcTATTGATCTGTAGATATACCTCCAGGGCGAGTGGGACGCTCTATTGGAGAAGTGGGCAAGAAGTGAGTTTACTCCAGAGGAGTATCATATATTGACGCATGGAGCAGTAGCTGATGGTTGGCAGCCCCGGATAGACTGGCTCTGCCAAATACGTGGAAAAGCCGTTAAGGGCCATGAACTTCCTCCTGGTCATATAGGATGGATGGATGCCACACAGGTAATCAGTTAAACAATTATTTGTCATTAGTCATTTGTGCTTTatatgttgtttcttatcaattcATTGTGGTTTGTCATAGGTTCTCATGCCAGTCATAATTGGCCACCATTTTGTCCTATGTCGGATCCGGTTAGGAGAATTGGTTTGCGAGGTCTATGACCCAGTATTCCACAAGCTATCACCTCGACAGCAGGATGGTCGAGTTGGTGAACTACTGCCTTTACTGAGATTGTTGCCAATTGTCCTTCAGTTGGCGAGGTGGCTAGACGACACATCCATTGATTCGACAGTGGCAAAGAAGAAGTACCCACTTATGACGGCGGTGTTTGCTCCAGCGGAGGTTCAGTTTCACCAGCAGGACTCTGTCAGCTGCGGGCCTTTCGTCTGCATGTATGCAGAACGACTGATATCTGGCTCTCCATCCATTGAGTGGGGTAACCACAACGTGGCGGCATACAGGGCCAAGATTGCTAGATCTATATTTTCGCTGTGTGAAACTAGGAAAGCCTGTATCACTAGACTTGGATAGGTGCATAGTTTTGTATATTGTTACATTAATGTGTGCTTCTATTTGGTTATTC includes:
- the LOC131002664 gene encoding uncharacterized protein LOC131002664 — translated: MTIQSLIKRVCDLDRRVDDEDESLYLRVVLVCVAHTLVLGLDARVQSWLWVLVDDLAAFDRFPWGAYSYKMLCHYTTDVGTGEKYHFYGPSWALYVWALERVPGFGHMVAASSGDPTAHPRCLRWTFRGKPKLHGLRDLFEGQGGVMPLEPDADDLSSHYFISALTPGELSVSFRPPDNPLARGVQFPQGTGARVVEERGDEEDIPRQPRTTRSHSVRGPVRDARQHEPARHSVDPGKRPVRDARPHEPARHSVDPGKRPAPHTSSSSSGSRTVSSPSEGEVDRKWVKKTIRQEIKKAFGKFVEKQKSKGKKDRCKKSKHFRVPDSPDDDDQRRSPDDYQPRSPPQRRSPPPSASGPDVSGPSVSRSCDDDPRGEEPRHPETQDYNEQWRAMNQSVQGDCTPVEQTFDWSTQVYPHWSSPFLKPQYRTETPIFFAEPLTSIAPHEWGQSSSAGQAQTEEPEPQAEQPQVLLLQHLEQPPAEQPPAEQPPAEQPPAEPPRRSQRVRRPSNYQRSPWVNSQMPRPVTQVCSDHYEKWMARCREGRGREIYVKASGGLREYDDFARVDNVSQEFTTGDIDLYFLSLRNRLRASADLLDDVDMNNTIILDTDWFIYLQGEWDALLEKWARSEFTPEEYHILTHGAVADGWQPRIDWLCQIRGKAVKGHELPPGHIGWMDATQVLMPVIIGHHFVLCRIRLGELVCEVYDPVFHKLSPRQQDGRVGELLPLLRLLPIVLQLARWLDDTSIDSTVAKKKYPLMTAVFAPAEVQFHQQDSVSCGPFVCMYAERLISGSPSIEWGNHNVAAYRAKIARSIFSLCETRKACITRLG